From Candidatus Manganitrophus morganii, the proteins below share one genomic window:
- a CDS encoding PRTRC system protein B, which yields MVQTLNLNAALLYYTGRDSLPSEAIHYWQIHPIEISEKGIPLLREGRRVEMKDLESLCRATAPDLIRNIGWIDPMLLAYGVGSEGPLVFFRPQVRRPIYFGRQISLKSGVVLWPSLVLVAFSRRLYVFVTKTILRPALSTSLLMPPFLNVNANHEVCLGSSRIPGGGMPQEMETWAEAFYTSAFTHTNAPDNHFLKQGTIVQLWEALLSGKRKRFPYHLLKPAGITLRQLLQKIGLDESER from the coding sequence ATGGTACAGACACTCAATCTTAACGCAGCACTGCTCTATTACACCGGACGGGATTCCCTGCCTTCCGAGGCGATCCATTACTGGCAGATCCATCCGATCGAGATATCTGAAAAGGGGATTCCGCTGCTGAGGGAGGGGCGTCGCGTTGAAATGAAAGATCTCGAATCGCTCTGCAGGGCTACCGCGCCGGATCTCATCCGAAATATCGGCTGGATCGATCCCATGCTGCTGGCCTACGGCGTGGGATCGGAAGGCCCTCTGGTTTTCTTCCGGCCGCAGGTTCGGCGGCCCATCTATTTCGGACGGCAGATTTCGCTGAAGTCCGGCGTGGTTTTATGGCCGTCGCTGGTTCTGGTCGCGTTCTCCCGGCGACTCTATGTCTTCGTGACGAAGACCATCTTGCGTCCCGCCCTTTCCACTTCGCTACTGATGCCTCCCTTTCTCAATGTGAATGCCAATCATGAAGTCTGTCTGGGTTCAAGCCGCATACCGGGAGGGGGCATGCCGCAGGAGATGGAGACCTGGGCCGAGGCATTTTACACAAGCGCCTTCACCCATACGAATGCGCCGGATAACCACTTCCTGAAACAAGGAACGATCGTGCAACTCTGGGAGGCGCTGCTTTCGGGTAAACGAAAACGCTTTCCGTATCATCTTCTAAAACCGGCCGGGATCACTCTCCGGCAGCTTCTACAAAAGATAGGACTCGATGAATCCGAAAGATGA
- a CDS encoding PRTRC system protein A — MNPKDEIIQTRLPTVMVPVFEPLPALKAGETRLAMAEDGLWIEMDAGWGHFCRPLWKSRRKLPYGNVGASSQLRCGRIPLKLIERFAEQANEWADSGCETAAWITWGADCGWEYLVLEVLERSAVSVRYQWPDLDPETVLVLDLHSHGAGAAFFSHTDDQSDLGFPHYSLVLGRAGKDRPLTQLDCKLRLCLAGYFFDEPAPWVQA; from the coding sequence ATGAATCCGAAAGATGAAATTATTCAAACGCGTCTTCCCACAGTGATGGTTCCGGTGTTTGAGCCGTTACCAGCCTTGAAAGCGGGGGAGACGCGGCTGGCGATGGCCGAAGATGGCTTATGGATTGAGATGGATGCGGGCTGGGGGCACTTTTGTCGGCCGCTCTGGAAGAGCCGACGAAAGTTGCCGTATGGAAATGTTGGAGCGTCATCACAGCTTCGCTGCGGCCGCATTCCACTGAAGTTGATCGAGCGATTTGCCGAACAGGCTAACGAATGGGCCGATTCTGGATGTGAGACCGCGGCCTGGATCACCTGGGGTGCAGACTGCGGCTGGGAGTATCTTGTGTTGGAGGTTCTGGAGCGATCGGCGGTATCGGTGCGATATCAATGGCCGGATTTAGATCCGGAGACCGTGCTTGTATTGGACCTTCACAGCCATGGAGCCGGGGCCGCGTTCTTCTCCCACACCGACGATCAATCCGATCTGGGATTCCCGCATTACTCGCTGGTTTTGGGCCGCGCTGGTAAAGACCGGCCGCTCACTCAACTGGATTGCAAGCTGCGGCTCTGTCTCGCCGGGTACTTTTTCGACGAGCCGGCGCCTTGGGTTCAAGCATGA
- a CDS encoding PRTRC system ThiF family protein produces the protein MRHYVRFDNDFRPVEIHLVGCGGTGSALATRLVQLNMALIALGHPGMKVTVYDPDIVSEANIGRQMFYRADVGHPKASVLVTRINQCTGFSWEAAPIRYFLKGYRSPDLLISAVDTGKARIEIGEILRRGTAGAYWLDCGNSRSQGQAVFGTVREVEKPKIQDVIGRLPTVLDLYPEIRDPAREKDQGPSCSLAEAIEHQDLFINQFVAIEAVEMLWKAFRYGFLEYSVAYVSLTPRSTSVLPIDPKAWERFGYWTRRGRKRNGGLRDH, from the coding sequence GTGCGGCACTATGTCCGTTTCGATAACGATTTTCGGCCGGTGGAAATTCATCTGGTTGGCTGCGGCGGGACAGGCAGCGCCCTGGCCACCCGGCTGGTACAACTCAATATGGCACTGATCGCCCTGGGACATCCGGGGATGAAGGTCACTGTCTATGATCCGGATATTGTGAGCGAGGCCAATATAGGGAGGCAGATGTTCTATCGCGCCGATGTCGGCCATCCGAAGGCGTCCGTGTTGGTGACCCGGATCAACCAGTGCACCGGTTTTTCCTGGGAGGCGGCGCCTATAAGATATTTCCTCAAAGGCTACCGTTCTCCGGATCTTTTGATCAGCGCGGTCGATACCGGTAAGGCGAGGATCGAAATCGGGGAGATCCTTCGGAGAGGAACCGCCGGCGCCTACTGGTTGGATTGTGGCAATAGCCGAAGCCAGGGGCAGGCGGTTTTCGGGACCGTGCGGGAGGTAGAGAAACCGAAGATCCAAGACGTGATCGGGCGGCTCCCGACGGTCTTGGATCTCTACCCCGAAATCAGAGACCCAGCCAGGGAGAAGGATCAGGGGCCTTCTTGTTCTCTGGCGGAAGCGATCGAGCATCAGGATCTCTTTATCAATCAGTTTGTCGCGATCGAAGCCGTGGAGATGCTCTGGAAGGCCTTCCGATACGGCTTTCTGGAGTATTCCGTGGCGTATGTCAGTTTAACACCGCGGAGTACCTCGGTCCTGCCGATCGATCCGAAAGCCTGGGAGCGATTTGGGTATTGGACTAGACGCGGGCGAAAGAGGAACGGCGGACTGAGGGATCATTGA
- a CDS encoding type II toxin-antitoxin system prevent-host-death family antitoxin → MKREIGSYEAKTKLSELLRQVKAGKSFTITSRGEAVADLVPSVGAKTKDKAAAVKKMKAFMLENPVRGVNIKELIEEGRA, encoded by the coding sequence ATGAAAAGAGAAATTGGTTCCTACGAAGCGAAGACGAAGCTCTCAGAGTTGCTGCGGCAGGTGAAAGCAGGAAAGAGTTTCACGATTACGAGTCGGGGGGAAGCTGTCGCGGACCTTGTGCCGAGCGTCGGGGCGAAGACGAAAGACAAAGCTGCGGCGGTGAAAAAGATGAAGGCGTTCATGCTGGAGAACCCGGTGCGCGGGGTGAACATCAAGGAACTCATCGAAGAGGGGCGCGCGTGA
- a CDS encoding type II toxin-antitoxin system VapC family toxin, with amino-acid sequence MRFVVDNSVSMRWFFGDGKPQELAYATEALDAMRDGSALVPVTWGLEVANVIARAEAKGLVTEARSETFLGMLEEVDIEVDDATFSHALSETLQLARRYRLSSYDASYLELALREGIPLATLDEELQKAAKKAGVKRFAIR; translated from the coding sequence GTGAGGTTTGTCGTCGACAATTCCGTTTCGATGCGCTGGTTCTTCGGCGACGGCAAGCCGCAGGAACTCGCCTATGCCACAGAAGCGCTTGACGCGATGCGGGACGGGAGTGCGCTCGTGCCGGTCACATGGGGGCTCGAAGTGGCGAATGTCATCGCAAGGGCGGAAGCGAAGGGATTGGTCACAGAGGCTCGCAGCGAGACCTTCCTCGGGATGCTCGAAGAGGTGGATATCGAAGTGGATGATGCGACTTTCTCGCATGCGTTGTCGGAGACCCTTCAATTGGCTCGGCGTTACCGGCTTTCCTCCTATGACGCCTCCTATCTCGAACTGGCTTTGCGCGAGGGGATACCTCTGGCGACGCTGGATGAAGAGCTACAGAAGGCGGCCAAGAAGGCGGGCGTAAAGCGATTTGCAATAAGATAA